A window of Phocoena phocoena chromosome 6, mPhoPho1.1, whole genome shotgun sequence contains these coding sequences:
- the CHRNA2 gene encoding neuronal acetylcholine receptor subunit alpha-2 has translation MGPSRPALPSTTKLGLWWLLLILAASVQQASPTQAEDRLFQHLFRGYNRWARPVPNTSDVVIVHFGLSIAQLIDVDEKNQMMTTNVWLKQEWNDYKLRWNPAEFGNITSLRVPSEMIWIPDIVLYNNADGEFVVTHMTKAHLYASGTVHWVPPAIYKSSCSIDVTFFPFDQQNCKMKFGSWSYDKAKIDLVPMQQTVDLKDYWESGEWAIVNATGTYNTKKYDCCAEIYPDVTYDFVIRRLPLFYTINLVTPCLLISCLTVLVFHLPSECGEKITLCISVLLSLTVFMLLITEIIPSTSLVIPLISEYLLFTMIFVTLSIVITVFVLNVHHRSASTHNMPHWVRVAFLGCVSRWLLISRPLPPLELRDPPDLKLCPSYCWLETNVDAEGTDEEKEGRWAHAGHSSPFTGVPYSHGSLRPGASGPKAGTQLPEGGPLLSPRIQKALEGVCYIADHLRAEDADTSVKEDWRYVAMVIDRIFLWLFILVCFLGTVGLFLPPFLAGMI, from the exons CATCCGTGCAGCAGGCCTCCCCCACCCAAGCCGAGGACCGCCTCTTCCAACACCTCTTTAGGGGCTACAACCGCTGGGCGAGGCCGGTGCCCAACACCTCGGACGTGGTGATCGTGCACTTCGGGCTGTCCATCGCCCAGCTCATCGACGTG GATGAGAAGAATCAAATGATGACCACCAACGTCTGGCTAAAGCAG GAGTGGAACGACTACAAGCTGCGCTGGAACCCGGCCGAGTTCGGCAACATCACATCCCTCCGGGTCCCTTCGGAAATGATCTGGATCCCCGACATCGTCCTCTACAACAA TGCAGATGGGGAGTTCGTGGTGACCCACATGACCAAGGCCCACCTCTACGCCTCGGGCACCGTGCACTGGGTACCGCCCGCCATCTACAAGAGCTCCTGCAGCATTGACGTCACTTTCTTCCCCTTCGACCAGCAGAACTGCAAGATGAAGTTCGGCTCCTGGTCGTACGACAAGGCCAAGATCGACCTGGTGCCGATGCAGCAGACGGTAGACCTCAAGGACTACTGGGAGAGCGGCGAGTGGGCCATCGTCAACGCCACGGGCACCTACAACACCAAGAAGTATGACTGCTGTGCCGAGATCTACCCCGACGTCACCTACGACTTTGTCATCCGGCGCCTGCCGCTCTTCTACACCATCAACCTCGTCACCCCCTGCCTGCTCATCTCCTGCCTCACGGTGCTGGTCTTCCACCTGCCCTCCGAGTGCGGCGAGAAGATCACGCTCTGCATCTCCGTGCTGCTCTCGCTCACCGTCTTCATGCTGCTCATCACCGAGATCATCCCGTCCACCTCGCTGGTCATCCCGCTCATCAGCGAGTACCTGCTCTTCACCATGATCTTCGTCACCCTGTCCATCGTCATCACCGTCTTCGTCCTCAACGTGCACCACCGCTCCGCCAGCACCCACAACATGCCCCACTGGGTGCGGGTGGCCTTTCTGGGCTGCGTGTCCCGGTGGCTTCTGATAAGCCGGCCCCTGCCACCCTTGGAGCTCCGCGACCCCCCAGATCTGAAGCTCTGCCCCTCCTACTGCTGGCTGGAGACCAACGTGGATGCGGAGGGGACGGACGAGGAGAAGGAAGGCAGATGGGCACACGCGGGTCACTCGTCCCCCTTCACAGGCGTCCCTTACAGCCATGGGAGTCTGCGCCCAGGGGCCTCGGGTCCCAAAGCGGGGACCCAGTTGCCGGAGGGTGGGCCCCTGCTGTCACCTCGCATACAGAAAGCACTGGAGGGCGTGTGCTACATTGCCGACCACCTGCGGGCCGAGGATGCTGACACCtca GTGAAGGAAGACTGGAGGTATGTGGCCATGGTCATCGATAGGATATTCCTCTGGTTGTTTATCCTCGTTTGCTTCCTGGGGACCGTCGGACTCTTTCTCCCTCCGTTCCTAGCTGGAATGATCTGA